The Porphyrobacter sp. LM 6 sequence AGCGGCTCAAGCTCGTGGCGGCGCTGCTTGATCGGATCGACCAGCAGCAGCACGGCATCGGCCGCCTCGGCACCTTCCCACGCGGCGCTCACCATCGCGCGGTCAAGACGGCGGCGGGGGGCGAAGATGCCGGGGGTGTCAACGAGGATCATCTGCGTGGGCGCGCCGTCCAGCTCGTGCAGGGCAATGCCGAGCATCCGCGCGCGGGTGGTCTGCGCCTTGGCGCTGGTGATCGCGACCTTCTGGCCGACGAGGCTGTTCACAAGGGTCGATTTGCCCGCATTGGGCGCGCCGAGCACGGCAACGACGCCGCAACGGGTAGGGGTGGTTTCAGTCATGAGCGGGGCCATAGCCGCTTGGCACCCGCTTGTCGAAGGCCAGCGCGGGTTTCGGGGCGGCCAGACCCCCTTAGACCCCTGCTAGACCCCCTCTAGACCCCCTTTAGGCCCCCAGAGCGGGGATGTTCCACGTGGAACATTGTCCCTCAGCCGAAGCGTTCGAGGAAAGCCTTGGCGGCGAGCTTTTCGGCCTCGCTCTTGCTGGTCGCGGTGGCCTCTGCCGATCCGACATTGCGGATCGATACCCGCACGGTGAAGCGCGCCGCATGGTCCGGCCCGCTGCGGTCCACGACCTCGTAGACCGGCCCTGCACGGCGGTTGCCCGCAGCCCATTCCTGCAGCGCGCTCTTGGGATGCTTGGCCTTGCCGACATCGCCCTCAAGCTCCTGCGCCCACAGGCGGTAGATGATCGCCTGCGCCGCATCGAACCCCTGTTCGATGAAGCACGCGCCGATCAGCGCCTCCATCACATCGCCGAGGATATTGTCGCTATCCGCCCCGCCATCATCACGCGCCTGCTTGCCGAGGCGGATGTGCTCGGGAAGGCCGATCACGCGGGCAATGCGCGCGCAAGTCGAGCCGCTGACGAGCGCGTTGAGGCGCTGGGAGAGCTTGCCTTCCGGCCCGTCGCCCGCGCGGAACAGCCAGCTGGCAACCGCGAGGCCGAGCACGCGGTCACCGAGGAATTCGAG is a genomic window containing:
- the rnc gene encoding ribonuclease III, whose translation is MSGLDPVTGEWLEAQGFAIHNPTVWLEALTHGSFNGAGPGGASDYQRLEFLGDRVLGLAVASWLFRAGDGPEGKLSQRLNALVSGSTCARIARVIGLPEHIRLGKQARDDGGADSDNILGDVMEALIGACFIEQGFDAAQAIIYRLWAQELEGDVGKAKHPKSALQEWAAGNRRAGPVYEVVDRSGPDHAARFTVRVSIRNVGSAEATATSKSEAEKLAAKAFLERFG